A genomic segment from Garra rufa chromosome 5, GarRuf1.0, whole genome shotgun sequence encodes:
- the LOC141335562 gene encoding LOW QUALITY PROTEIN: serine protease FAM111A-like (The sequence of the model RefSeq protein was modified relative to this genomic sequence to represent the inferred CDS: deleted 1 base in 1 codon) codes for MKNTILKYYGKRQSDSDTGDRMVSQTADNAQERINHTSKKQKMGFGNNGRDPLKERTNSFCKEEVKEEQSKSHLKQSAEGQSHTFNFRYKLKKHTVACDTSKTVLDALNTNKIFREIKKDNKEKDIVITRSIREASKAALNTDFPCCLIKRDEFLDIAFIKNNGNVATDETTTTTQRHSFSNQSESLVIFYIKTIGGDKVKRLMKNNELRKEVDYVCVYAFKEDKLKDALRCDGRFINAIFEKECILYNLDSETDYEMSKTVEHLDGKQFKIIVRSDKKQPDSQDDLLSGVSTEMNEASAADLKENVDPNQHPINTEQEETQKRNTMKSTKTSTISPKIIPNSEEILGILRSQFKDLLETLKERENLKNKSEIKKFFRAEYDKCVQSFLEVKKVKQLMRLSDSVCQIRVEGSARGTGFLLFDRFILTNAHVIGEFDPFTRKLSKTFTAVFGYEDLEAKETKCVPVKEHVAAYYHGKINMGTYLDFALLELKDTDEIPDCPGLLSRYIPHPPPNRGGICIVGHPGEGVKKIDPCFIIGKENLQEAADKHISDNVNFILVMTQQSLAEKWEMHDNQIIYNSCFFHGSSGSPVFDKDCYLIGVHTGGYAYKGENCKTRSIMEYAYSMQPILESIISQAKESERSDILKLLSEYKYLNLNLKDNDVDMEEFFQDDFI; via the exons ATGAAGAATACCATTCTGAAATACTATGGG AAAAGGCAGTCTGACAGTGACACTGGAGACAGAATGGTGTCACAGACTGCTGACAATGCTCAG GAAAGAATAAATCATACAAGCAAGAAACAAAAAATGGGGTTTGGAAATAATGGCCGTGATCCACTAAAG GAAAGAACAAACAGTTTTTGTAAGGAGGAAGTCAAAGAGGAACAATCAAAAAGTCATCTGAAACAG AGTGCTGAAGGGCAAAGCCACACTTTTAACTTCCGCTACAAACTTAAGAAACATACCGTGGCATGTGATACATCCAAGACTGTGCTTGATGCTCTTAACACAAACAAGATATTCAGAGAGATTAAAAAAGACAACAAGGAGAAAGACATAGTCATCACAAGATCCATTAGAGAAGCTTCTAAAGCGGCTCTGAATACGGATTTTCCCTGCTGTCTAATTAAAAGAGATGAGTTCTTAGATATAGCCTTCATCAAAAATAATGGAAATGTTGCTACggatgaaacaacaacaacaactcaaAGGCATTCTTTCTCCAATCAATCAGAAAGCTTGGTTATCTTTTACATTAAAACAATAGGAGGGGATAAAGTGAAACgcttaatgaaaaacaatgagctGAGAAAGGAGGTTGATTATGTTTGTGTGTACGCGTTCAAAGAAGACAAGCTGAAGGATGCTCTTCGGTGTGATGGACGATTCATCAATGCTATTTTCGAGAAAGAGTGTATACTCTACAACTTGGATAGTGAGACAGACTATGAAATGTCAAAGACTGTAGAGCATCTGGATGGAAAGCAGTTTAAGATCATTGTTAGGAGTGACAAAAAACAGCCAGATAGCCAAGATGATTTGTTGAGTGGCGTCAGCACTGAAATGAATGAAGCTTCAGCTGCTGATTTGAAAGAAAATGTTGATCCTAACCAGCATCCCATCAACACTGAACAAGAAGaaacacaaaagagaaacacaatGAAATCCACAAAAACTTCTACTATTTCTCCTAAAATAATTCCAAACTCCGAAGAGATTCTAGGAATTCTGCGTTCTCAGTTTAAAGATTTACTGGAGACATTAAAAGAGCGAGAGAACCTGAAGAACAAATCAGAGATCAAAAAGTTCTTCAGAGCAGAATATGATAAATGTGTTCAGAGTTTCTTGGAAGTGAAGAAAGTGAAGCAGCTCATGAGACTTTCTGACTCTGTGTGTCAGATTCGAGTGGAGGGATCCGCCAGAGGAACCGGCTTTTTACTCTTTGACAGATTCATCCTCACCAATGCTCATGTTATTGGAGAATTTGACCCTTTCACCAGAAAGCTTTCAAAGACCTTCACTGCAGTATTTGGCTATGAAGATTTGGAAGCAAAGGAGACCAAGTGTGTACCGGTTAAGGAACATGTTGCAGCGTACTATCATGGAAAGATCAACATGGGCACGTATCTTGACTTTGCTCTTCTTGAACTGAAAGACACTGATGAAATCCCTGACTGTCCTGGATTGCTCAGTCGATACATC CCACACCCCCCCCCTAACCGTGGTGGGATCTGCATCGTGGGACATCCAGGTGAAGGGGTCAAAAAAATAGACCCCTGCTTCATCATTGGGAAAGAGAATCTACAAGAGGCTGCAGATAAACACATCTCTGACAATGTCAATTTCATTCTTGTGATGACACAACAGTCTTTGGCAGAGAAATGGGAAATGCATGACAACCAGATCATTTATAACTCTTGTTTCTTTCACGGATCTTCTGGCTCTCCAGTTTTTGATAAAGACTGCTATCTGATTGGCGTGCACACCGGTGGCTATGCGTACAAAGGAGAAAACTGTAAAACTAGGAGCATTATGGAATATGCCTATTCCATGCAGCCCATCCTGGAAAGTATCATCTCACAGGCCAAGGAAAGTGAGAGATCTGACATCTTAAAATTACTCTctgaatataaatatttaaatcttAACTTGAAAGACAATGACGTGGACATGGAAGAATTTTTTCAGGATGATTTTATATGA
- the LOC141335722 gene encoding serine protease FAM111A-like, which translates to MAMKTNNNNTMNYSILNYYKPIDSDSGARMASQTADNAQKINTSKKKEKRLGTNGRDPLKERTSTMCKKEEGQSKSHLKQSAEGQSHTFSFRYKNDKLAVACDTSKTVLDALNTNKTFRKIKEDNKEKEIVIQRSKGAVPRAAVKIDFPCCLIKNDEILDIAFIKNNGNVATDKKTTGRRSFSNASENIVTFNVKTKGGKNVKRLMKNNALSLKVDDVCVYAFKVDKLKAALKRDGRFKNVIFKKHCALSEFGNETIHEMSNYVEHLDGKHFEIIVISDNNQPDSLDDFLSDISAEMNEASAADLKENVDPYKQHAITEQEETQKRERVKSTKTSAKYYEINDSEEIREMLNCQLDDILKLLMRREKLKKSPLFQKFFRAEYDKSVQSFSEVYKIKQLMRLSGSVCQIRVEGSARGTGFLLFGRFVLTNAHVVKDILESPDKLSSIKYVEAAFDFERLDSKVKLVPVKKQLPAYGLLTDANKCRLDFALLELDDVDEVTDRPGLLSRYIHGPPPNRGGICIVGHPDGGIKKADPCLIAENVQEAAVKHISENMNVNFIQMITQRSLEDKWDIYENQISYSSCFFHGSSGSPVFDEDCYLIGVHTGGYVYRGEKDKLRSVVEYAYSIQPILDMIRAQAKIKGLHEVVNSLEAYSNKSNESGTAEQDDQTDCEMEDAD; encoded by the exons ATGGCCATGAAGACAAATAACAATAATACGATGAATTATAGCATTTTGAACTACTACAAG CCGATTGACAGCGACAGTGGAGCCAGAATGGCCTCACAAACTGCTGACAATGCTCAG AAAATAAATACAagcaagaaaaaagaaaagaggcTTGGAACTAATGGACGTGATCCACTAAAG GAAAGAACAAGCACTATGTGTAAGAAGGAAGAGGGACAATCAAAAAGTCACCTGAAACAG AGTGCTGAAGGGCAAAGCCACACTTTTAGCTTCCGCTACAAAAATGATAAACTCGCCGTGGCGTGTGATACATCAAAGACTGTACTTGATGCTCTTAACACAAACAAGACTTTCAGAAAGATTAAAGAAGACAACAAAGAGAAAGAAATCGTGATCCAGAGATCCAAAGGAGCAGTTCCTAGAGCGGCTGTGAAGATCGATTTCCCCTGCTGTCTAATTAAAAATGATGAGATCTTAGATATAGCCTTCATCAAAAATAATGGAAATGTTGCTACGGATAAAAAAACAACTGGGAGGCGTTCATTCTCCAATGCATCAGAAAACATAGTAACCTTTAACGTCAAAACAAAAGGAGGGAAGAATGTGAAACgcttaatgaaaaacaatgcacTGAGTTTGAAAGTCGATGATGTTTGCGTGTACGCTTTCAAAGTAGACAAACTGAAGGCCGCTCTAAAACGTGATGGGCGGTTTAAAAATGTCATATTCAAGAAACACTGTGCACTTTCTGAGTTTGGGAACGAGACAATCCATGAAATGTCAAACTATGTTGAGCATCTTGATGGAAAGCATTTTGAGATCATCGTTATCAGCGACAACAACCAGCCAGATAGCCTAGATGATTTCTTGAGTGATATCAGTGCTGAAATGAATGAAGCTTCAGCTGCTGATTTGAAAGAAAACGTCGATCCTTATAAGCAACATGCCATCACTGAGCAAGAAGAAACCCAAAAGAGAGAAAGGGTGAAATCCACAAAGACTTCAGCTAAATACTATGAAATAAATGACTCAGAAGAAATTCGGGAAATGTTAAATTGTCAGTTAGACGATATTTTGAAGTTGTTAATGCGGCGAGAAAAGCTAAAGAAGAGCCCTCTGTTCCAAAAGTTCTTCAGAGCAGAATATGATAAAAGCGTTCAGAGTTTCTCTGAGGTGTATAAAATAAAGCAGCTCATGAGACTCTCTGGCTCTGTGTGTCAGATTCGAGTGGAGGGATCCGCCAGAGGAACCGGCTTCTTACTCTTTGGGAGATTTGTTCTAACTAATGCACATGTTGTTAAGGACATTCTTGAGTCTCCAGACAAGCTTTCTTCTATAAAGTATGTAGAAGCGGCATTTGATTTTGAACGTCTGGACTCAAAGGTGAAGCTGGTGCCGGTCAAGAAACAGCTTCCTGCCTACGGTTTATTAACCGATGCCAATAAATGCCGTCTTGACTTTGCTCTTCTTGAACTGGATGATGTTGATGAAGTCACAGACCGTCCTGGATTGCTCAGTCGATACATTCATGGCCCCCCTCCTAACCGTGGTGGGATCTGCATTGTGGGACATCCAGATGGTGGGATTAAGAAAGCGGACCCCTGCCTAATCGCTGAGAATGTACAAGAGGCTGCAGTTAAACACATCTCTGAGAATATGAATGTCAATTTTATTCAGATGATCACACAGAGGAGTTTAGAAGATAAATGGGACATTTATGAAAACCAGATTAGTTATAGCTCTTGTTTCTTTCACGGATCTTCTGGCTCTCCAGTTTTTGATGAAGACTGCTATCTGATTGGTGTGCACACCGGTGGATATGTGTACAGAGGAGAAAAAGATAAACTTAGAAGCGTTGTGGAATATGCCTACTCTATTCAGCCCATCCTGGATATGATCAGAGCACAGGCTAAGATAAAAGGTTTGCATGAGGTTGTCAATAGCTTAGAAGCCTACAGTAATAAAAGCAATGAGTCTGGGACTGCAGAGCAAGATGATCAGACCGACTGTGAGATGGAAGATGCTGATTGA